The following are encoded together in the Streptococcus oralis genome:
- the nusG gene encoding transcription termination/antitermination protein NusG has protein sequence MDSFDKGWFVLQTYSGYENKVKENLLQRAQTYNMLDNILRVEIPTQTVQVEKNGKKKEIEENRFPGYVLVEMVMTDEAWFVVRNTPNVTGFVGSHGNRSKPTPLLEQEIRDILVSMGQTVQEFDIDVEVGQTVRIIDGAFADYTGKITEIDNNKVKMIISMFGNDTIAEVNLNQIAEL, from the coding sequence ATGGATAGTTTTGACAAGGGATGGTTTGTTCTACAAACTTATTCTGGCTATGAAAATAAGGTAAAAGAAAATCTATTGCAACGTGCGCAAACATATAACATGTTGGATAATATTCTTCGCGTTGAGATTCCAACACAAACCGTGCAAGTTGAGAAAAATGGAAAGAAAAAGGAAATTGAAGAGAATCGCTTTCCAGGTTATGTCCTTGTAGAAATGGTCATGACCGATGAAGCATGGTTCGTCGTTCGAAACACACCTAACGTAACAGGATTCGTCGGCTCACACGGTAACAGATCAAAACCAACTCCACTTTTGGAACAAGAAATCCGTGATATTCTGGTTTCAATGGGACAAACTGTTCAAGAGTTCGATATTGATGTTGAAGTTGGCCAGACAGTCCGCATCATTGATGGCGCTTTTGCAGACTACACAGGGAAAATTACTGAAATTGATAACAACAAAGTGAAGATGATTATCTCTATGTTTGGTAATGATACGATTGCAGAAGTGAATCTCAACCAAATTGCAGAATTATAA